A stretch of the Streptomyces ortus genome encodes the following:
- the cbiE gene encoding precorrin-6y C5,15-methyltransferase (decarboxylating) subunit CbiE has translation MTPARPGPQPAVTVVGIGADGWEGLPEPSRTALRDAEVLIGGARQLDLLPPECPGERITWPSPLRPAVPALLAAHSGRRIAVPASGDPMFYGIGRTLTEVLGEVHDDGPGALRVLPHPSSVSHAAARLGWPVEDVEVVTLVGRPAARLAAALHDGRRLLVLSADAGTPAEVAALLRDRGFGPSRMRVLEQLGGAKERTTGEATADDWARPSGDPLNIVAVECRRAPDALRLGAVPGLPDEAYEHDGQLTKRHVRAATLGALAPAPGELLWDIGGGSGSIAIEWLRTHRSCRAVTVERDPARAERITRNADRLGVPGLRVVTGAAPAVLAELPPPDAVFIGGGLTAPGLLDACWQALPAGGRLVANTVTLESEALLADAYRRHGGELVRLAVAHAVPVGGFTGWRQSMPVTQWAVQKPVQTPVQKPVRKPVQESLEQTAQKTADDPAGADR, from the coding sequence GTGACCCCCGCACGACCTGGACCGCAGCCCGCCGTCACCGTCGTCGGGATCGGGGCCGACGGCTGGGAAGGCCTGCCGGAACCCTCCCGTACGGCGCTTCGCGACGCCGAGGTCCTGATCGGGGGAGCGCGCCAGCTGGACCTGCTGCCACCGGAGTGCCCCGGGGAACGGATCACCTGGCCCTCGCCCCTGCGCCCCGCCGTCCCCGCCCTCCTCGCGGCGCATTCCGGCCGCCGGATCGCCGTGCCCGCCAGCGGCGACCCGATGTTCTACGGCATCGGCCGCACCCTCACCGAGGTGCTCGGCGAGGTCCACGACGACGGACCAGGCGCACTGCGCGTCCTGCCGCACCCCTCCTCCGTCTCCCATGCCGCCGCGCGCCTCGGCTGGCCCGTGGAGGACGTCGAGGTCGTCACCCTGGTCGGCCGGCCCGCCGCCCGCCTCGCCGCAGCCCTGCACGACGGTCGACGGCTCCTCGTGCTCAGCGCGGACGCCGGCACCCCCGCCGAGGTCGCCGCCCTGCTGCGCGACCGCGGCTTCGGCCCCAGCCGGATGCGGGTCCTTGAACAGCTCGGCGGCGCGAAGGAACGTACGACGGGCGAGGCGACCGCCGACGACTGGGCACGCCCGTCCGGCGACCCCCTCAACATCGTCGCCGTCGAGTGCCGGCGGGCCCCGGACGCCCTGCGGCTCGGTGCCGTACCGGGGCTGCCGGACGAGGCGTACGAGCACGACGGGCAGCTCACCAAGCGGCATGTCCGCGCCGCCACGCTCGGCGCGCTCGCTCCCGCGCCCGGCGAACTGCTGTGGGACATCGGCGGCGGCTCGGGTTCGATCGCGATCGAGTGGCTGCGTACGCACCGCTCGTGCCGGGCGGTCACCGTCGAACGCGACCCGGCACGGGCCGAGCGGATCACCCGCAACGCCGACCGGCTCGGCGTGCCGGGGCTACGGGTCGTCACCGGTGCCGCGCCCGCCGTCCTGGCCGAACTCCCGCCGCCCGACGCCGTGTTCATCGGCGGCGGGCTCACCGCGCCCGGCCTGCTCGACGCGTGCTGGCAGGCGCTGCCGGCGGGCGGACGGCTGGTCGCCAACACCGTGACCCTGGAGTCCGAGGCCCTGCTCGCCGACGCCTACCGGCGCCACGGCGGTGAGCTGGTGCGGCTCGCGGTCGCGCACGCCGTGCCGGTGGGCGGCTTCACCGGCTGGCGGCAGTCGATGCCGGTGACCCAGTGGGCCGTACAGAAGCCCGTACAGACGCCCGTACAGAAGCCCGTACGAAAACCTGTGCAGGAGTCCTTGGAGCAGACCGCGCAGAAGACAGCCGACGATCCCGCAGGAGCAGACAGATGA
- the cobG gene encoding precorrin-3B synthase yields the protein MLAAMSSAALRPSSQATAVSRDRGDACPGTLRLHAADDGALARVRIPGGVLTVRQAEVLADAAQRLGDGDMHLTSRGNVQLRGLADGCGTELAGLLTGAGLLPSRGHERVRNIVASPLSGLDGRGLWDVRPWLSALDAALCASEAARALSGRFLFALDDGRGDMSGLEADVTVRAAADGGARLALGPAGRALHVSAEDAPRAALVAAEAFLAEALLEAERASGTRAWRVAELALADDELTAAAGRRLTAEGIAHEWRARETGRADGPPPGAVGDALSVHVPLGRLTASQWRELTRAATGELRLTPWRGVVLPTPGTSAARRTEALARLDAVGLVTDADSPWLRVGACIGRPGCAKSRADVRADATAALDAVGTARHRGGLPLYWSGCERRCGHPRGERIDVVAAPQGGYRLSVAAPGHDEARTVALDAPSRLAAVLATLTPRPPEPEPEPYDDREQ from the coding sequence ATGCTCGCCGCCATGTCCTCGGCTGCCCTCCGTCCATCGTCCCAGGCCACAGCGGTCTCACGGGACCGCGGTGACGCCTGCCCGGGGACCCTGCGGCTGCACGCGGCGGACGACGGGGCGCTGGCCCGGGTCAGGATCCCCGGCGGTGTGCTGACCGTCCGCCAGGCCGAGGTGCTCGCCGACGCGGCACAGCGTCTGGGCGACGGTGACATGCATCTCACCTCGCGCGGCAACGTCCAGCTGCGCGGACTGGCGGACGGGTGCGGGACCGAACTGGCCGGGCTGCTGACCGGTGCCGGGCTGCTGCCCTCGCGCGGACACGAGCGGGTGCGCAACATCGTCGCCTCCCCGCTGTCCGGTCTCGACGGACGGGGTCTGTGGGACGTACGGCCCTGGCTGTCGGCCCTCGACGCCGCGCTGTGCGCGAGCGAGGCGGCGCGGGCCCTGTCGGGTCGTTTCCTGTTCGCGCTGGACGACGGGCGCGGGGACATGTCCGGCCTCGAAGCCGACGTGACGGTACGCGCGGCGGCGGACGGCGGCGCCCGGCTCGCGCTCGGCCCGGCGGGCCGGGCACTCCATGTGTCCGCCGAGGACGCGCCCCGCGCCGCGCTGGTGGCCGCGGAGGCGTTCCTGGCGGAAGCGCTTCTGGAGGCCGAGCGGGCGAGTGGGACACGTGCCTGGCGGGTGGCCGAGCTGGCGCTCGCGGACGACGAGTTGACCGCGGCGGCCGGTCGTCGTCTGACGGCGGAGGGCATCGCGCACGAGTGGCGGGCGCGGGAGACCGGCCGCGCGGACGGGCCGCCGCCGGGAGCGGTCGGGGACGCCCTGTCCGTGCACGTTCCGCTGGGCCGCCTCACGGCGTCGCAGTGGCGGGAGTTGACGCGGGCCGCCACCGGCGAGCTGCGGCTGACCCCGTGGCGCGGTGTGGTTCTTCCCACTCCGGGGACGTCCGCCGCGCGGCGCACCGAGGCGCTGGCCCGCCTCGACGCCGTCGGCCTCGTCACCGACGCGGACTCGCCCTGGCTGCGCGTCGGCGCCTGTATCGGCCGGCCGGGCTGCGCCAAGTCCCGGGCCGACGTACGGGCGGACGCCACCGCCGCGCTCGACGCGGTCGGCACAGCGCGCCACCGCGGCGGCCTCCCCCTGTACTGGTCCGGATGCGAGCGCCGCTGCGGACACCCGCGGGGCGAACGGATCGACGTCGTCGCCGCCCCGCAGGGGGGTTACCGGCTGTCCGTCGCCGCACCCGGACACGACGAGGCACGCACCGTCGCCCTGGACGCCCCCTCCCGTCTCGCCGCCGTACTGGCGACCCTCACTCCACGACCTCCCGAGCCCGAACCCGAGCCGTATGACGACCGAGAGCAGTGA
- a CDS encoding precorrin-2 C(20)-methyltransferase, translated as MNGENGKNGKNGKNGKLYGVGLGPGDPSLMTVRAVGVIAEADVIAYHSARHGRSIARSIAAEHIREDHIEERLVYPLTVETTDHPGGYQGAMDEFYAEASARLAAHLDAGRTVAVLAEGDPLFYGSYMHMHKRLVDRYDTEVIPGVTSVSAAAARLGTPLAEGEEVLTILPGTLPEEELTARLAATDVAVVMKLGRTFPKVRRALESSGRLDEARYVERATMDGERVGELADVDPESVPYFSVAVLPSRVDAERPVREQGEVVVVGTGPAGPLWLTPETRGALAAADDLVGYTTYLDRVPERAGQLRHGSDNRVEAERAEFALQLAQRGRRVAVVSGGDPGVFAMATAVLEAASQKEYADVPVRVLPGVTAANAAAARAGAPLGHDYATLSLSDRLKPWEVIAERLRAAASADLVLALYNPGSQSRTWQVGKARELLLEHRAPDTPVVVARDVGGADERVRIVRLADLDPDEVDMRTVLLVGSSQTRAVRRGDGEEIVWTPRRYPEG; from the coding sequence GTGAACGGCGAGAACGGGAAGAACGGCAAGAACGGCAAGAACGGCAAGCTGTACGGGGTCGGGCTCGGGCCCGGCGACCCGTCCCTGATGACCGTGCGTGCCGTCGGGGTCATCGCCGAGGCGGACGTGATCGCCTACCACAGTGCCCGCCACGGACGGTCCATCGCCCGCTCGATCGCGGCCGAGCACATACGCGAGGACCACATCGAGGAGCGGCTGGTCTATCCGCTCACGGTGGAGACCACCGATCACCCGGGCGGCTACCAGGGCGCCATGGACGAGTTCTACGCCGAGGCGTCGGCCCGGCTCGCGGCGCACCTCGACGCGGGGCGCACGGTGGCGGTCCTCGCCGAGGGCGATCCGCTGTTCTACGGCTCGTACATGCACATGCACAAGCGGCTCGTCGACCGCTACGACACCGAGGTCATCCCCGGTGTCACGTCCGTGTCCGCCGCCGCGGCGCGGCTCGGCACCCCGCTCGCCGAGGGCGAGGAGGTGCTGACCATCCTGCCGGGCACGCTGCCCGAGGAGGAGCTGACCGCGCGGCTCGCCGCGACGGACGTGGCCGTGGTGATGAAACTGGGCCGTACGTTCCCCAAGGTGCGGCGCGCGCTGGAGAGTTCGGGGCGGCTGGACGAGGCCCGGTACGTCGAGCGGGCCACCATGGACGGAGAGCGGGTCGGCGAACTGGCCGACGTGGACCCGGAGTCGGTGCCGTACTTCTCGGTGGCCGTGCTGCCCAGCCGGGTCGACGCCGAGCGGCCCGTGCGGGAGCAGGGCGAGGTCGTCGTGGTCGGCACCGGGCCCGCCGGACCGCTGTGGCTGACCCCCGAGACACGCGGCGCCCTCGCCGCCGCCGACGACCTGGTCGGCTACACCACCTACCTCGACCGGGTGCCGGAGCGGGCCGGACAGCTCCGGCACGGCTCGGACAACCGGGTGGAGGCCGAGCGCGCCGAGTTCGCGCTGCAACTGGCTCAGCGGGGGCGGCGGGTGGCCGTCGTCTCCGGCGGCGACCCGGGCGTCTTCGCGATGGCGACCGCCGTGCTTGAGGCCGCCTCGCAGAAGGAGTACGCGGACGTCCCGGTGCGCGTGCTGCCGGGGGTGACCGCGGCCAACGCCGCCGCCGCCCGCGCGGGCGCCCCCCTCGGCCACGACTACGCCACCCTCTCCCTGTCCGACCGGCTCAAGCCGTGGGAGGTCATCGCCGAACGGCTGCGCGCCGCGGCCTCGGCGGACCTGGTGCTGGCCCTGTACAACCCCGGTTCGCAGAGTCGCACCTGGCAGGTGGGCAAGGCCCGTGAGCTGCTGCTCGAGCACCGGGCTCCGGACACGCCGGTCGTGGTCGCCCGGGACGTGGGCGGCGCGGACGAGCGCGTACGGATCGTGCGGCTGGCCGATCTCGACCCGGATGAGGTCGACATGCGGACGGTGCTGCTGGTCGGGTCCTCGCAGACCCGGGCCGTGCGGCGCGGGGACGGCGAGGAGATCGTCTGGACTCCTCGGCGATATCCGGAGGGGTGA
- a CDS encoding cobalt-precorrin-5B (C(1))-methyltransferase → MNSEEQGAGADTGLGVGADVGEAKGGRGAQLKHTGLRPGWTTGACATAATTAAYTALLTGEFPDPVTITLPRGQTPSFALAAEELTDTYAMAGIVKDAGDDPDVTHGALVRATVRRLPVGAGVVFRAGPGVGTITRPGLPLAVGEPAVNPVPRRMMSEHVAEAAARHGGTGDVEITVSVDHGEEIARSTWNPRLGILGGLSILGTTGIVVPYSCSAWIDSIRRGVDVARAAGRTHVAGCTGSTSERTVVAEYRLPEDALLDMGDFAGAVLKYIRRHPVDRLTVCGGFAKLSKLAAGHLDLHSGRSQVDKGFLAELARRGGADESLAAEVAGANTGLAALQLCMAAGVPLGDLVATTARDEALAVLRGAPVAVDVICVDRAGTVVGRSTVA, encoded by the coding sequence ATGAACAGCGAAGAGCAAGGTGCCGGTGCTGACACCGGTCTCGGTGTCGGTGCCGACGTGGGCGAGGCGAAGGGCGGGCGCGGCGCCCAACTCAAACACACCGGGCTGCGGCCCGGCTGGACCACCGGCGCCTGTGCGACCGCGGCCACGACCGCCGCGTACACCGCGCTGCTGACCGGGGAGTTCCCCGACCCGGTGACCATCACGCTGCCCCGAGGGCAGACGCCGTCGTTCGCGCTCGCGGCCGAGGAGCTGACGGACACGTACGCGATGGCCGGGATCGTGAAGGACGCGGGCGACGACCCCGATGTCACGCACGGCGCGCTGGTCCGGGCCACGGTCCGGCGGCTGCCCGTGGGCGCCGGGGTGGTGTTCCGGGCGGGCCCGGGGGTGGGCACGATCACCCGGCCCGGCCTGCCGCTGGCCGTCGGTGAGCCCGCCGTCAACCCGGTCCCCCGCCGGATGATGAGCGAGCACGTCGCCGAGGCCGCGGCCCGGCACGGCGGCACCGGCGATGTCGAGATCACCGTCTCGGTCGACCACGGCGAGGAGATCGCCCGCTCCACCTGGAACCCGCGGCTCGGCATCCTCGGCGGTCTGTCCATCCTCGGCACCACGGGCATCGTGGTGCCGTACTCGTGCTCGGCCTGGATCGACTCGATCCGGCGGGGTGTGGACGTGGCGCGGGCGGCGGGGCGTACGCATGTCGCCGGGTGCACGGGATCGACGTCGGAGAGGACGGTCGTCGCCGAGTACCGGCTTCCCGAGGACGCGCTGCTCGACATGGGCGACTTCGCGGGCGCGGTGCTCAAGTACATCCGCCGGCATCCCGTCGACCGGCTGACCGTCTGCGGCGGCTTCGCCAAGCTGTCCAAGCTGGCCGCGGGACATCTGGACCTGCACTCCGGCCGCTCCCAGGTCGACAAGGGGTTCCTCGCCGAACTGGCCCGGCGCGGCGGCGCGGACGAGTCACTCGCCGCTGAGGTGGCCGGGGCCAACACCGGTCTGGCCGCCCTCCAGCTGTGCATGGCGGCCGGGGTGCCGCTGGGCGACCTCGTCGCGACGACCGCGCGCGACGAGGCACTGGCCGTGCTGCGGGGGGCGCCGGTCGCGGTCGACGTCATCTGCGTCGACCGGGCGGGCACGGTGGTGGGGCGCAGCACGGTGGCCTGA
- the cobM gene encoding precorrin-4 C(11)-methyltransferase, whose translation MTVYFIGAGPGAADLITVRGARTLAACHVCLYAGSLVPRELLAECPPDARLIDTARLDLDQIIAETVRAHEEGHDVARLHSGDPSVFSAMAEQMRRLDAAGVPYEVVPGVPAFAAAAAALKRELTVPTVGQTVVLTRVAHSATPMPEGEDLATLGRSGALIVLHLAARYADRVVDELLPHYGADCPAAVVAYASRPDELVIRGRLDEIAGKVKEAGVLRTAVIMVGRTLGAEQFRDSHLYSADRERHAC comes from the coding sequence ATGACCGTGTACTTCATCGGCGCCGGACCCGGTGCCGCCGACCTGATCACGGTGCGCGGCGCCCGTACGCTCGCCGCCTGCCACGTCTGCCTGTACGCGGGCAGCCTGGTCCCGCGTGAACTGCTGGCGGAATGCCCGCCGGACGCCCGTCTGATCGACACCGCGCGGCTCGACCTCGACCAGATCATCGCCGAGACGGTCCGCGCGCACGAGGAGGGGCACGACGTGGCCCGGCTGCACTCCGGCGACCCGTCGGTGTTCAGCGCGATGGCCGAGCAGATGCGGCGGCTGGACGCGGCCGGGGTGCCGTACGAGGTCGTCCCCGGTGTGCCCGCCTTCGCCGCCGCCGCTGCCGCCCTGAAGCGGGAGCTGACCGTGCCGACCGTCGGACAGACGGTCGTCCTCACCCGCGTCGCCCACAGCGCCACCCCGATGCCGGAGGGGGAGGACCTGGCCACCCTCGGCCGCAGCGGCGCGCTCATCGTGCTGCACCTCGCCGCCCGGTACGCGGACCGGGTGGTCGACGAGCTGCTTCCGCACTACGGCGCCGACTGTCCCGCGGCGGTCGTCGCCTACGCCTCCCGGCCCGACGAGCTGGTCATCCGCGGCAGGCTCGACGAGATCGCCGGCAAGGTGAAGGAGGCGGGCGTGCTGCGGACCGCCGTCATCATGGTCGGCCGGACCCTGGGCGCTGAGCAGTTCCGCGACAGCCACCTGTACTCGGCCGACCGCGAACGCCATGCCTGCTGA
- a CDS encoding precorrin-8X methylmutase: MTTESSEKNTVTTYDYEKDGAAIYRQSFATIRAEADLAALPPDVGQVAVRMIHACGMVDLVRDLSYTPDVVSRARAALRSGAPILCDVQMVASGVTRKRLPADNDVLCTLSDPAVPELAAKLGTTRSAAALELWRDRLEGSVVAIGNAPTALFRLLEMIEEGAPRPAAVIGVPVGFIGAAESKDALAAHPSGLEHLVVRGRRGGSALAASALNAIASEEE; this comes from the coding sequence ATGACGACCGAGAGCAGTGAGAAGAACACCGTGACCACGTACGACTACGAGAAGGACGGCGCGGCGATATACCGCCAGTCCTTCGCCACGATCCGCGCGGAGGCGGACCTCGCGGCGCTGCCCCCCGACGTCGGCCAGGTCGCCGTACGGATGATCCACGCCTGCGGAATGGTCGACCTCGTACGCGACCTCTCCTACACGCCGGACGTGGTGTCGCGGGCCCGCGCGGCCCTGCGGTCCGGCGCGCCGATCCTCTGCGACGTCCAGATGGTGGCCAGCGGGGTGACCCGCAAACGGCTGCCCGCCGACAACGACGTGCTCTGCACGCTGTCCGACCCGGCCGTCCCGGAGCTGGCCGCGAAGCTGGGCACCACGCGCAGCGCCGCCGCGCTGGAACTGTGGCGCGACCGCCTCGAGGGTTCCGTGGTCGCCATCGGCAACGCCCCCACCGCCCTGTTCCGCCTCCTGGAGATGATCGAGGAGGGCGCGCCCCGTCCGGCAGCCGTCATCGGCGTCCCGGTCGGCTTCATCGGCGCCGCCGAGTCGAAGGACGCACTCGCCGCGCACCCGTCCGGCCTGGAACACCTGGTCGTACGCGGCCGTCGCGGAGGCAGCGCCCTGGCCGCCTCCGCTCTCAACGCGATCGCTAGCGAGGAAGAGTGA
- a CDS encoding cobalt-precorrin-6A reductase yields MHVLILGGTTEARRLAGLLHGTPGLALTSSLAGRVANPRMPPGEVRVGGFGGAEGMAAWLREHAVDVLVDATHPFAGTISFNAASAAALAQVPLLALRRPGWDPVEGDAWHEAGSLEAAARLLPGLGRRVFLTTGRMGLAAFAHLDDLWFLVRSVDAPEPPYPARMEVLLDRGPFTLDGERELLRRHRVDVLVTKDSGAAATAPKLTAAREAGVPVIVVRRPPVPEGVPEVATPEAAARWVMRHPVPGAPPRNTP; encoded by the coding sequence ATGCACGTACTGATTCTCGGCGGAACGACCGAAGCCCGGCGGCTGGCCGGGCTCCTGCACGGTACCCCCGGCCTGGCACTGACCAGCTCCCTGGCCGGGCGGGTCGCCAACCCCCGGATGCCGCCTGGCGAGGTCCGCGTCGGCGGTTTCGGCGGGGCGGAGGGGATGGCCGCGTGGCTGCGCGAGCACGCGGTGGACGTGCTCGTCGACGCCACCCATCCCTTCGCCGGCACGATCAGTTTCAACGCGGCGAGCGCCGCGGCCCTCGCCCAGGTTCCGCTGCTCGCGCTCCGCCGACCCGGCTGGGACCCGGTCGAGGGCGACGCCTGGCACGAGGCCGGTTCGCTGGAGGCGGCGGCGCGGCTGCTGCCCGGGCTCGGCAGGCGCGTCTTCCTGACCACCGGCCGCATGGGCCTGGCCGCGTTCGCGCACCTGGACGACCTGTGGTTCCTCGTACGGTCCGTCGACGCGCCGGAGCCCCCGTACCCGGCCCGTATGGAGGTGCTGCTCGACCGGGGCCCCTTCACCCTCGACGGGGAGCGTGAGCTGTTGCGCCGCCACCGCGTCGACGTCCTGGTGACCAAGGACAGCGGGGCCGCCGCCACGGCTCCGAAACTGACGGCGGCGCGGGAGGCGGGGGTCCCGGTGATCGTGGTCCGCAGGCCGCCGGTCCCCGAGGGCGTCCCCGAGGTCGCCACCCCCGAGGCGGCGGCCCGCTGGGTCATGCGGCACCCCGTGCCGGGCGCCCCTCCGCGGAACACCCCGTAG